A segment of the Candidatus Brevundimonas phytovorans genome:
CCAAGCGCGAGCGCGAGCAGCGCGACTATGAACGCGAGCAGCGCCGCTGCGAACAACGCCACCGCCAGGGCAAGGCCTGCTGACCCCCATGCAGATCGCCATCCTGACCCTCGACGGCTTCAACGAGCTGGACAGCTTCATCGCGGCGGGCATCCTGAACCGCATGAAGAGCCAGGGCTGGGCCGCCCACATCACCTGCCCCACGCCCGAGGTCACATCGATGGCCGGGGTGACGATCCAGCGCCAGAAGCCGCTCGAGTTTCTGGCCGAGGCCGACGCCGTCCTGATCGGCAGCGGGATCAGGACGCGCGACTACGCCGCCGATCCCGCCTTCCTGTCACAGCTGAAACTGGATCCGACACGCCAACTGATCGGCGCCCAATGCTCGGGAACCCTGCTGCTGGCGAAACTGGGCCTGATCGGCGCCCTGCCCGCCTGCACCGACCTGACCACCAAGCCCTGGGTCATCGAGGCCGGCGTCAACGTCGTGGACGCCCCCTTCGTCGCGCATGGCAATGTCGCGACCGCGGGCGGCTGCCTCGCCTCGCAATACCTCGCCGCCTGGATGATCGCTCGTCTGGCGACGGTTCAGGACGCCGAAGACGCCATCCACTACGTCGCCCCCGTCGGCGAAAAGGCCGAATACGTGGCGCGGGCGATGGCGGCGGTGCGGCCCTTCATCGCGCCTCGAACACAGTCGGCAGCTTAGGCCGCCTGAAGGCTATCGGCGCCGACGCCCAAGAATCGAGACCACCCCTCAGCCGTCATTCCGGGGCGCGAAGCGAACCCGGAACCCAGGCCGTTGCGGCTTCTCCGCCCATGCCAGTGCGTTGAACGCCTGGCCCCCGGATCGCCCCTGCGGGCCGTCCGGGGTGACGGGAGGCATGAAGTCCTCTTTCGATCCATAGCGGACATGACTTACTGGGGCACGAAGTAGCCAAAGAGCCCGGTTAAGACCGCAAGTCCAAGCCCTACGAGGAACCAAATCGCGACGGAACGGCTGAGAGCCCTCCTCGCCGTTGGGATCTCCGCTTCCTTTAATCCACGTGCTCGCAAGAATCCGTTTGTCCTCAGAATCCCCGCAGTGATGAAAGCTGGAAAAGCGAGGATGACAGCTATTGCGGTCCACAAGGCCGGCTGCACCAAGTTAAGCATGAGCAGCGCGAACATAGTGAGGCCAAAGGCGGTTACTGCCCAGCAGGTACGCTGGACTAAGGTCCAGAACATCATATCCCCCTCCAACGGCGCACGAAACTTACCGCGATAGCCTCATTCTCAGCAACCGGCGACGTCCGCTTCCCACCCTTGGGCGACATTCCGCAGGTCCGCCCCCAGCCCTACCGCACCCCGATATACTTGTGCGTCTGGACGCTCAGCCGCCATTGCGGGTGGGTCAGGCAGTATTCGATGGCGGCGGCGGTGTTGGCGGCCTGGTCGGGGCCGTCCATGGGTTGCAGCCAGAAGCGTTCGAAGTCGAGGCCCTCGAACCGATCCGGCATCGCCAGGGCTTGCGGATAGACCAGCTTCAGCTCCTGACCCGAGGTCTGGACCACGGGGGCGTTGGCCTTGGGGCTGATGCAGATCCAGTCGACGCCCTCGGGCGCGACCAGGGTGCCGTTGGACTCGATGGCGACCTCGAACCCGCGCGCATGCAGGGCCTCGATAAGAGCTGCGTCCAGTTGCATCAGCGGCTCGCCGCCGGTGCAGACCACCAGCTTGGGATCGCCCTGGCGGCCGCGCCACATGCCGGCGACATGGTCGGCCATCAGGTCGGCGGTCTTGAACTTGCCGCCGCCGTCGCCGTTCACGCCGACAAAGTCCGTGTCGCAGAAGCTGCAGACAGCGGTGGCGCGGTCCCGCTCCAGCCCGCTCCACAGGTTGCAGCCGGCGAAGCGCAGGAAGACGGCGGGGCGCCCGGCCTGACCGCCCTCGCCCTGCACCGTCAGGAAGACTTCTTTGGCGGAGTAAGTCACGCGCGCGCCGCCCATTCGTTGTAGCCCGCCGCGCGCAGCTCGCAGGCCGGGCAGGTTCCGCAGCCATAGCCCCAGTCGTGGCGATGCGTCCGGTCGCCCAGGTAGCAGGTGTGGCTGGCCTCCACGATCATCTCGACCAGCGCCGCGCCGCCGATCCGCTCGGCCAGGGCCCAGGTCTCGGCCTTGGTCAGGAACATCAGCGGCGTCTCGATCGGCGACGGCTTGGCCAGCCCAAGGGTCAGGGCCTGGCTCATGGCCTGAATCGTGTCGTTGCGGCAGTCGGGATAGCCCGAGAAGTCGGTCTCGCACATGCCGCCGACCAGGACCTGAAGCCCCCGCCGGTCCGCCAGCGCCGCCGCCGCCACCAGAAAGATCAGGTTGCGCCCCGGCACAAAGGTGTTGGGCAGGCCGCGCGCATCGGCCTCGATGGTCCGATCCGTGGTCATGGCCGTCTCGCCGATAGCCCCGAAACCGGTCAGATCGACGACATGATCCGGCCCCAGCCGGTCGGCCCATTGCGGCAGGACGTTCACCATCTGCTCGCGCACCGTCTGGCGCGCCGACATCTCGACCGCATGACGCTGACCATAGTCAAAGCCGATGGTCTCGACCCGGTCATACCGCTCCAGCGCCCAGGCCAGGCAGGTGGCGCTGTCCTGCCCTCCCGAAAACAGGACAAGGGCAGAGGTTTCAGAGACTTGCGACGTAACGCTCATGACGAACCTGCGGTCGGCCAGTGGCCGCGCGCATCCAAAAGGAACAGGGGAAGATCGGATCAGAGCCCCCTATACGCCAGACGACGCCGCGCCGCAAAACCCGAGCGCCCGTCCCTTTTCGTCAGATTGAGCAAATTCCGTTCGCTCTTAACCCTTTCGCAAAGCGTTCGCAGCGAATGTAAAACTCCATATTGGAGTGCCGGCCGTATGCCGACGATCGAAGTGCTGACCGAGCGCGTGGAGCCTGTGACCCCCGTCACGATGGCGGGCGAGGTCTTCGCTCGCTTCGCGCGTGAACCGGACACCCTGGTCATCCCGGTCGTCGACGGGGATCGCCCCCTTGGCTTGATCGAACGCAGCGACTTTCTGATGAAGCTGGCGGGACCGTTGGGCCAGAGCCTGTACGGCGCGCGTGAAGTCACGCACATCATGGACGACGAGCCCGCCGTGGTCGAAGCCGGCGTCCGCATCGACGCCTTTTCCAACATCATTCTGAAAAGCGGCCCCGGCGCCCTGCTGCGCGGCTTCATCGTCACCCGTGACGGCGCCTATCGCGGCGTCGGTACGGCGGTGGGCTTGCTGCGCGCCGTCAACGCCATCGAGCGCCAACAGAACCGCGACCTGACTGAACAGGTGCGCGCCGCCACCGACGCCACGCTTCAGGCCGCCGCCGCCGCGCGCTCCAAGAGCCAGTTCCTGGGTCTGATGAGCCACGAATTGCGCACCCCGATGAACGGCGTCCGGGCGGTGGCCGAGATGCTGCTGCGCCAACCCCTGAACGACGCCGCCCTGGCGCACGTCCAGACGATCATGGACTCCTCCGAAGCCCTGCTGGACACCTTGCAGGACGCGCTCGACCTGGCCCGCGCCGAGGCCGGCGAACTGACGCTGTCGCCCGCCCCTACCCCTCTGCGGGCCGTGATGGATGAGATCCAGACCCTGTGGACCCCACGGGCGACCCAGGACGGCGTCGCCCTGATGGTCGGCTATGAGGGCGACACCGAACTGGCTGGCGTCCTGGACGGTCCGCGCCTGACCCAGGTGTTCAACACCCTGATCGGTCATGCACTGAAATTCGCCCGCAACGGCATGGTGGAAGCCAGCCTGAAAGCCGTCGTCATCGGCGACCAGGTCCGCCTGGAAGCTCGCGTCCGCGACGACGGACCCGGCATCGAACCCGCCCGCCTGGACACCCTGTTCGAGCATGCCGCCGGACCGGACGGCGGCGGGATCGGCCTGTCGATCTGCCGCCATATCGTCCAGCAGATGGACGGTCGCATCTGGGCCGAGAACAACGCCGGTCGCGGCGCCACCTTCGCCTTCGACCTGTCGGCGCCCCGCGCCATCATCCAGCAGGAGGAGCCGTCGAACGTCTCCACCCTGGATGAACTGGACCTGCAGGCCCGCCCCCATATCCTGATCGCCGACGACAACGCCACCAACCGCGTCGTGGCCCAGGCCCTGTGCGAAATGTTCGGCTGCACCTCGGAAACCGTCGAGGACGGCCAGGAGGCCCTGGAGGCCGTTCAGGCCCGCCCGTTCGACCTGATCCTGATGGACATCAAGATGCCGCGCCTGGACGGGGTTCAGGCGACGCAGGCTATTCGCGCCCTGCCCGGCGACAGCCGCAACATCCCTATCGTGGCCCTGACCGCCAACGCCGATCCCGACGACGCCAAACACTATCTGGCCGTCGGCATGGCCGCCGTGGTCGAGAAACCGATCAAGCCGGAACGCCTGCGCATGGCGATGAACGCGGCCCTCGCCGCCCCTGCCGCAGCGGCCGCGACCGCCCCCGCCGCCCGCAAGCGTCCCGCCGCCTGACCTGACGCCAGCCTTCGATCCTTCACGCCGCCCGGCTCGCCGAGGCGGCCTTTGGTCTATGGACAGGCCTCCCGACGCGCGCCACCAAAGGCGAGCGCTGCGGTGATCTGAGCGACCGCAGACGACCCTTAGACAAAGGACGTCTCGATGACGGATCAGTTCCTGACCACCCTGCTGCCTCAACTCGCCTCGGGCGCGGCCCACACCCACGCCCTGGGCTTTCAATACGAGGGGCTGGAGGGCGACCGGGTGCGGCTGCGGGTTCCCTATCGGGACGACCTGGTCGGCGATCCCGAGACGGGGGTCCTGGCGGGCGGCCTGGTCACGACCTTGCTGGACCATGTCGGCGGCCTGGCGGTCTGGGTCGGGCTGAAGACCTATCAGCCCATCGCCACTCTTGATCTGCGCGTCGACTATATGCGCGCCGCCATTCCTGGCCGGGACCTGATCGCCGAGGCGCGCTGCTATCGGCTGACGCGCAGCATCGGCTTTGTCCGCGCCTGGGCGTTTGAGGACGACCCCGCCGATCCCGTCGCCGCCGCACAGTCGGCCTATGTCATCAGCGCCGAGGGCGACCATCGCGCCGGCGCCAACCTGCGCGCCAGAACCAGCGCCGGAGACGCCGCATGACCGCTCCCCTGCTCGACAGCCTCCCCTACGCCCGCTTCCTCGGCTTGCGGACCCAGTTGAACGGCGACGACCTGACCGTCGTCATGCCCTTCGCGGATCACCTGATCGGCAATCCCATGCTGCCCGCCCTGCACGGCGGATCAACCGCAGCCCTGCTGGAAATGACCGCGGTGGCCCAGGTGTCGCTGAGCTATCCACGCCTGCGCCTGCCGCGCCCGATCAACGTCACCGTGGCCTATCTGCGCTCGGGCCGGCCCGGCGACGTCTTCGCCCAGGCGCGAATCAACAAGGCCGGGCGGCGCGTCGCCCATGTCCTGGCCGAGGCCTGGCAGCAGGGCCGCGACCAGCCCATCGCCGCCCTGACCGCTCACTTCCTGCTGGACGGCGACGATGACGCAACCTGAAGTTGCCGCACACAACTTTGGAATGAATGTAACCCTTGGTAAATAAAAGGCTACCAAACACCCTTAATACGCGTTAAGAAATGACGGTGTTTTCTTTATTGAGGGGTAAAGTCATGGACCGCACTGAAGTGATCGCCAGCGTCGCCGGCGAGCTCTACGCCACCGAAAAAGCGGTGGATGACGCCATCACCCACGCCACCACCCTGGTTCAATCGATGATCGGCGCCCGCGCCGCCCTGTCGATCTCGCCGGTCTCCGGCGCGGGTTCGCAGGCCAAGGCCATCGAGGCCATCATGGCCCTCAGCACCGCCCGCGAAGCCGTCGTGGCCTGCCACGCCGAACTGCAAAAGGACCACCGTCGCCTCGGCTACGGCACCTATGCCGTCGGCCCGCTGAACAAGCCCGACGAGTGGGACAACCGCCCAATGACCCACAAGGGCGATCACCTGCGCGTCGCGTGAAATTCGCGTAATCTTCGGGATCGGCTCTGCGGTTCCTGAATAGTTTGCGCTATGTTGGCCCCCATTGTCGTGACGACGATGGGGGCTTTCGTTGCTAGAAACCATTGCTGCCTATGTCGGCGCCGCTTTCGTCGTGGCCGTTGGTCTGTTTGCCTTTATGAAGGGCGGAGAACCTGAAAAGATTGGCGCGGGCGCCTTTCTGTTTGGTTGGTTCGCCTCCCTCATGGCCCAGACCGCTGGCGGCTATTTTGGCGTTCAGTGGGGGGTCTTCGCCATCGACGTGGTGATGCTGATCATCTTTGGCGCCATGGTCTGGAAGGCGCCGCGATCCTGGCCCGTCTGGGCCTGCGCCCTGCAACTGCTGGCCGTCACCAGCCACATCATGGTCATGCTGGATCTGCGTACGCCGATCTCGGCCTTCTACACCGTGGTCAACATGACCGGCTACGGCATCATGCTGGCGATCGCCATCGGCACCTTCTGGGCCTGGCAGGAACGTCGCGCGATCGGGGCAGAAGCCGACTAGGTGGATATTCCTATCGTCTTGCGATAGTCTGACGGCACGCCTCTCGCCCGGATTCCGCTGTGCCGCTGTCCCACGCCAAGCTCTGGAAGGCCCTTGACGCCCTGGCGCGTCGTGAAGGCGCCTCGCCGTCGGGTCTGGCACGCCGGGCGGGCCTGGACGCGACCAGTTTCAATCCGTCGAAACGCTTCGGGCCCGGCCAACCGCCCCGCCCGCGCTGGCCCTCCACCGAAAGTCTGACCCGGGTGCTGGAGGCTACAGGAACCTCGCTGGGCGCCTTCGCCGCCCTGGCCGACGACGCGCCGCCCGAGGATTACGCCATTCCCCTGCTCGGCCTGGCCCAAGCCGGCGCCGACGGCTTCTTCGACGATGCGGGACTACCCCTGGCCGAGGGCTGGGACCAGACCGCCCTGCCGCGCATGAAGGACAGCCTGCTGAGCCTTCAGATCGCCGGCGATTCCATGACGCCCCTCTATCGCGAAGGCGACAAGGTCATCGTCGATCGCGAGGCGACCGATGTGCGCAAGGGCGACCGGGTCGTGGTGCGCACCACCGGCGGCGAAACCCTGGCCAAGGAAGTGGCTGCGATGAGCGCGCGCGAGGTGACGCTGGCTTCGATCAACCCCGCCTATCCGCCGCGCGCCCTGCCCCGCCGCGACATTCTCTGGATGGCCCGCATCCTCTGGGTCAGTCAGTAAGGCGGCCCGTCCCTATACGAAAAGAGCCGCCCCCGATCGAGGACGGCTCTCTTCAGTCAGACGGTCAGATGCTTAGTTCGGCGCGACATAATGGGCGTTCACCCAGCCGCCGCCCGCGATCTGAACCCACTCGCCCTGAGAGCCCACTGCGGTGAAGGGCTGGCCGGCGCGCAGGCTGCCGGTCTGGCGATAGCTGGCGCCCGGACCCGTGCGGATACGCAGGTTCGAGGTCGCGCGATAGGAGTTGGCGGCCGCCTGGTTAGCCGAGCGGGCGCGCTGCTGGTTGCAGCCGATGTAGGAACCGGCGGCGGCGCCGGCGCCCGCGCCGACCACGGCGCCGAGGGCGCGCTCATTCTTGGACACCTGGCTGCCAGCCAGACCGCCCAGCACGGCGCCGATGGCGGCGCCCGCCTGTTGACGACCGCCCGGGGCGTCGCAGTTGGTGATGCCGTTGGCTTGCGGCATGGCGCTGGCGGTCATCGGCACGGCGGCCGAACCCAGAGCGGCGAACATTGCGGTGGCGGCCAAACCCGCCTTGAAGAACTTGGACATGTCTCTCTCCTGTCATCGACTGTCTTGAGGAGGAGAATGCCTGGCCCAAGGTGAAGGCTCCCGGAGCCTCGCTGTTATATTCGGTTCATGTTTCTTAGGGGGCCTACCGCCCTTCGGGCTACGTGAGGCCATGTGGCCGGGCCTACCGCCCTTCGGGCTACTTGAGGCCATGATGCCAGGGCCTACCGCCCTTCGGGCTACTTGAGGCCATGATGCCAGGGCCTACCGCCCTTCGGGCTACGTGAGGCCATGTGGCCGGCCTCAAAGAAAAAGCCGCCGCGGTTTCCCGCGACGGCTCGGTTCATTCAGTTCCCGGCCAGTTCGCCGTTCGCCCCAGTCTCAATCAGGGCGATGGTCTGCGGCAAACCATAGATGGCCGCGAACGACCCGAAGCGCGGCCCTTGCGAGGCGCCCAGCAGCACCTCATAGAGCGCCTGGAACCAGGCCCGCAGCGGCTCGAACTCATGCGCCTTGCCCACGGCATAGACCTCGCCCTGAATGATCTCGCCGTCGGTCGTGTCGGCCGGAAGAGCCTTCAGACGGTCCGCCAGGTCCAGCAGCGCCGTCTTCTCCTTGTCGTCGGGCAGGCGATAGGTCTTCGAGGGCTTCACGAAGTCCTCGTAGTAGTTCAGCGCATAGCCCATCAGACGGTCCAGAACCGGCTCATTCTCGGGCGTGGCGTCCGGCAGGTATTTGGCGAAATAGGCCCACAGCTGGTCCTTGCTGGAGGCGTTGGCCACGCCCACCAGGTTCAGCAGCAGGGCGAAGGACACCGGCGAGGCGCTCTCGGGCGGCTGACCCGAATGAATGTGCCAGACGGCGTTGTCGATCTGCTTGGCCGGTTCCTGCGTCTTGTACTGCTCGATGAAGGACAGATAATCGTCCGTCGCGCGCGGAATGACGTTGAAATGCAGGCTCTTGGCCGACTTCGGCGACTGGAACATATACCAGCTCAGGCTCTCGGGCGTGCCGTAACGCAGCCACTCGTCCATCGTCAGGCCGTTGCCCTTGGACTTGGAGATCTTCTTGCCCTCGACGTCGAGGAAGAGCTCGTAGTTGAAGCCTTCCGGCGGCGTGCCGCCCAGGGCGCGACAGATCTTGCCGCTCTCGCGCACGCTCTCGATCAGGTCCTTGCCCGACATCTCGTAGTCGACGTCCAGCGCGGTCCAGCGCATGGCCCAGTCGGGCTTCCACTGCAGCTTCACATGGCCGCCGGTGACGGGGACCTCGGTGCGCCCGCCGGCGGGGTCGTCAAACACGATGGTCCCACGCTCGACGTTGCGCTCCAGCGTCGGCACCTGCAGCACATGGCCGGTGATCGGGCTGATCGGCAGGAAGGGCGAATAGGTGGCGCGGCGCTCCTCGCCCAAGGTCGGCAGCATGATGCCCATGACCTTGTCGAAGCGTTCCAAGAGGGTCAGCAGGGTCGCGTCGAACCGGCCCGAGCGATAGGTCTCGGTCGAGGACATGAACTCGTACTCGAAGCCGAAGCCGTCGAGGAAGGCGCGCAGACGGGCGTTGTTGTGCGCGCCGAAGCTGTCGTGCGTGCCGAACGGATCGCGTACCTTGGTCAGCGGCAGATGCAGGTCTTCGCGCAGCATCTCCGGGTTCGGCACGCCCTCCGGCACCTTGCGCAGGCCGTCCATGTCGTCCGAGAAGGCGATCAGGCGCGTGCGCCAGTGGTCGCCGGTCAGGGCGCGGAATGCATTGCGCACCATGGTCGTGCGCGCGACCTCGCCGAACGTGCCCATGTGCGGCAGGCCCGACGGGCCGTAACCCGTCTCCAGGATCACCGGCCGGTTCAGCGCCTCGAAGGTCGCAAGGGCCTCGTCCGCCTTGCCCGCGTCGATCAGCAGCTTCGCCGCATCGCGCTCCGCGTCCGACAGCCGTTTCTTGAGCACGTGGGCCAGCAGGTTGCGCGCTTGCTCAAACGGCCACGAACGGGCCTCACGGGACAGGGTTTCAAGGTTCTGAAGCATCAACGGGCTTTGCAGCCTGGAACGCGCGCGGTCAACCGCAGCGGGCAGATCAGAGCCGCGCCGAGGCGTCCTTGGGGAGTTGCATCAGGTTCTCGAAGGTCATGACCAGGTCGCCGTCCTGATTGCGGACCCAGGTCTTGGTCTTGACCGTGCCCCGGTCGGGGCGGCTCTGCGACGGGGTGACGGCCAGGATTTCGCGGCGAACCGTCAGAATGTCGCCGGGCCGCACCGGGCGCAGCCAGCGCAGGTCGTCGATGCTGAGGCCCAGCATGGGCGTGGCGCCGAAGTGAGCGGCCTCGACATATTCGCGCATGACCCGCGAGGCGACGTGCCAGCCACTGGCGATCAGACCGCCGAACCGGCCCTCGGCGGCGGCGGCGGGGTCGATGTGCATGGGCTGAGGGTCGAACTGCTCGGCGAAGGCGATCACCTCGGCCTCGGTGATGGTGAAGGGCGCGCCCTCCCAGCTTTCGCCGACCGTCAGGTCGTCCAGATAGCGATCGGCCATGTCATCGTCCTCATGCAAACTGAGCCTCAGATAGTCGCTTCGCACGGTGCGGCCAACCGCTCGCCGCCTTGACCCGGCGGCGCGGGCATGGCCTTTGCCCCTCCTCATGCTGACCTCAGATTTCGACTTCGACCTGCCCGATGACTGCATCGCGCTGCGCCCCGCCGAGCCGCGCGATTCCGCGCGTCTGCTGGTGGTCAAGGACGGCGCGCTTCAGGACCGGATCATCCGTGACCTGCCGGACTTCCTGCAACCCGGCGACGCCCTGGTGTTCAACGACACGCGGGTGATCCCGGCGCGCCTGTCCGGCGTGCGCCAAAGGGTCGGACCGGAGGGCGAGACCCTGACCGTCGAGGTCGAGGCCACCCTGCACCACCGCGACGCGCCCGACGTCTGGTCCGCCTTCATGAAGCCGGGCAAGCGGCTGAAGGCCGGCGACCGAGTGAGGTTCGGACGAGAATCTGACGCCGCCTGCGAACTGGGCCGCCTCGACGCCACCGTCGAGGCCAAGGACGAAGACGGCCTGATCACCCTGCGCTTCGACCTGGCCGGGCCGGCGCTGGACGACGCCATTCGCGACGTCGGGGTCATGCCCCTGCCCCCCTATATCGCGGCCAAGCGGCCTGAGGACGACCGCGACCTTAAGGACTATCAGACGGTCTTCGCCACCTATGACGGCTCGGTCGCCGCGCCGACGGCGGGGTTGCACTTCACCCCCGCCCTGCTGGAGGCCATCCGCGCGCGCGGCGTCAGCACCCACGCCGTGACCCTGCACGTCGGCGCCGGCACCTTCCTGCCGGTCAAGGCCGACGACACCGCCGACCACAAGATGCACAGCGAGTGGGGCGAGGTCTCGCCCGAGACCGCCGCAGCCCTGAACGCCGTGCGCGCCGCCGGCGGCCGCATCGTCTGCGTCGGCACCACCTCGCTTCGTCTGCTGGAAAGCGCCACCACCGAGGACGGCGTGGTCCAGCCCTTCCACGGCGACACCGCCATCTTCATCACGCCCGGCTACCGCTTCCGCGCCTGCGACGTGCTGATGACCAACTTCCACCTGCCCAAGTCGACCCTCTTCATGCTGGTCAGCGCCTTCGCCGGGCTGGAGACCATGCGCGCCGCCTACGCCCACGCCATCGACAACGGCTATCGCTTCTATTCCTATGGCGACGGGAGCCTGCTGTTCAGGAACGACGCATGATCGACGATCTGCCCGACGATTTCGCCGCCTCGCTCGACATCCTCGCCTCGGCGGCGACCGAGATGCAGGACCCGTGGTGGATCTTCGGCGGCGCGGCCATGGTGCTGTGGGGCCTGCGCGACTGGCGCGCGCCCGACATCGACGTCCTGTGCAGCCCGCGCGATGCGCGTCGCCTGATCGAGGCCCTGCACGGACAGGTCACGCCAGATCCCGGCGAAGGCCTGTTCCGGTCGCAGGTCTTCGGCCAGATCCTGACCACGCCGGTGCCGCTGGACGTCATGGCGGACATGGATGTGCGGGCCGGCGGCGACTGGGTTCCCGTCACCTTCTCTACCCGCGTGCCGATCGTGCTGGAGGACTTCACCGTCTTCACCCCGTCGATCAGCGAGCAGATCGAGACCTGCCGCCTGTTCGGCCGTCCCAAGGACCTGCAACGCGCCGAAATGCTGGAAAGCCTGCGGAGCTGATCGCCCCTCTTAATCCTCCCCCGTTTACGGGGGAGGGGGACCGCGAAGCGGTAGAGGGGGCGACTGCAAGCACATCCCTGGCCCAACGGCACATACCAAAGCCCAGTTTATCCAGCTTCAGCGCCCGTGCTCGCCCCCTCCACCATGCTGCGCATGGTCCCCCTCCCCCGCTTCGCAAGGGAGGATCGCATCCAAGCTTGATGACAGGCGCGCCGTTCCGTGGTTGAGCACTCACAAATTCCGGCGCGCCGGGATGAGCGGAGTTCACTGTTGCCCTTTCCCTTCCAGATCAACGCCACCGAAGGCCGCGCCCGCACCGGGGTGCTGAAGACCACGCGCGGCGACATCCGCACCCCAGCCTTCATGCCCGTCGGCACGGCCGCCACGGTCAAGGCGCTGACGGTGGATCAGGTCAAGCAGACCGGCGCGGACATCCTGCTGGGCAACACCTATCACCTGATGCTGCGCCCCGGCCCGGAGCGGATGGAGCGCCTCGGCGGGCTGCACAACTTCATGCGCTGGGACAAGCCGATCCTGACGGACTCCGGCGGCTTTCAGGTCATGAGCCTGTCGGGCATTTCCAAGCTGACGGAGGAGGCCGTGACCTTCTCCAGCCATATCGACGGCTCCAAACACGTCCTGACGCCGGAACGCTCGATCCAGATTCAGGCCGACCGCCTGGGCTCCGACATCGTCATGCAACTGGACGAATGCGTCGCCTGGCCCGCCGAGGAAAAGCGCGCCCGTCAGGGCATGGAGCTGTCGGCCCGCTGGGCGCAGCGCTCCAAGAACGCCTTTGGAACCCGCGACACCCAAGCCCTGTTCGGCATCCAGCAGGGCTCGACCTATGAGAACCTGCGCCGCGAATCCTCGGAGCGCCTGCAAGAGATCGGCTTCGACGGCTATGCGCTAGGCGGTCTGGCCGTAGGCGAGGGCCATGAGGCCATGTGCGAGGTGCTGGACTATGCGCCGGAGTTCCTGCCCAAGGACCGCCCGCGCTATCTGATGGGCGTGGGCAAGCCCATTGATCTGGTCGAGGCAGTCTATCGCGGCGTCGACATGTTCGACTGCGTCCTGCCGACCCGCGCCGGTCGCCACGGTCAGGCCTGGACCTGGGACGGACCGATCAACCTGAAGAACGCCCGCTTCGCCGAGGATCAAGACCCGCTGGACATGGGCGTGCCCTGCCCCGCGTCCAACGACTATTCAAAGGCTTATCTGCACCACCTGATCCGCGCCGACGAGATTCTCGGCAAGGTGCTGCTCAGCTGGCACAACATCGCCTTCTATCAGGCCCTGACGGCGGCCATGCGCGAGGCCATCAGCGAAGGTCGTTTCGAGCAGTTCCGCCGCGACTTCCGCGCCCGTCACGTCAAGGCCTAGTTGCGGCCTCTGCGCGGCACGAACCCCGCTGGCGCCGCCGGCGGGGCGCAGTTGCGCTGCATCCCCACGCCTTTGAGGAAGGCGCGACGGCGCAGCCCGGCCTGGATGGCCGACTGCACATGCTTGCTGTGGGCGTCCGCGCCGGTCAGGCGTCGCACCCAGCTGCGCGCCGGGATGAAGTCCGTCACCGCCCCGCGCACCGCGTCCAGCGTGGCCGAGGCCGCCGCATCCGCCGCCCGCTCGCTCAGATACGACCCGTCCTGCGACGGCGGCGCGTCCGCATCCGGGCCCAGGGCTTCGTCCAGGCGCGCGATCTCCGCGGCGATGGTGCGGCAGTGGTTCAGATTGCGCAGATCATAGGGGCTGGCTTCCGCCTGCAAGAGAATGGTCGGTATCTCCTGCCGCCGCAGGTTCAGATCATCCAGCGGCGCCGTGACGGCGTCGCCAAAACCCGCCCCGACCTGCTCGGCCCCGCCCCGCGCTGACGCCCCCGCATTGCATCCGGCCAGGGCCAGCGAAAGGGAAGCAGCGGATACGGCGAGGAAAATAAAACGCATGCCGCCTTAGATCACGCCGCGCCGCAAGGG
Coding sequences within it:
- the queE gene encoding 7-carboxy-7-deazaguanine synthase, which gives rise to MTYSAKEVFLTVQGEGGQAGRPAVFLRFAGCNLWSGLERDRATAVCSFCDTDFVGVNGDGGGKFKTADLMADHVAGMWRGRQGDPKLVVCTGGEPLMQLDAALIEALHARGFEVAIESNGTLVAPEGVDWICISPKANAPVVQTSGQELKLVYPQALAMPDRFEGLDFERFWLQPMDGPDQAANTAAAIEYCLTHPQWRLSVQTHKYIGVR
- a CDS encoding helix-turn-helix transcriptional regulator — protein: MPLSHAKLWKALDALARREGASPSGLARRAGLDATSFNPSKRFGPGQPPRPRWPSTESLTRVLEATGTSLGAFAALADDAPPEDYAIPLLGLAQAGADGFFDDAGLPLAEGWDQTALPRMKDSLLSLQIAGDSMTPLYREGDKVIVDREATDVRKGDRVVVRTTGGETLAKEVAAMSAREVTLASINPAYPPRALPRRDILWMARILWVSQ
- the queC gene encoding 7-cyano-7-deazaguanine synthase QueC — its product is MSVTSQVSETSALVLFSGGQDSATCLAWALERYDRVETIGFDYGQRHAVEMSARQTVREQMVNVLPQWADRLGPDHVVDLTGFGAIGETAMTTDRTIEADARGLPNTFVPGRNLIFLVAAAALADRRGLQVLVGGMCETDFSGYPDCRNDTIQAMSQALTLGLAKPSPIETPLMFLTKAETWALAERIGGAALVEMIVEASHTCYLGDRTHRHDWGYGCGTCPACELRAAGYNEWAARA
- a CDS encoding PaaI family thioesterase, giving the protein MTDQFLTTLLPQLASGAAHTHALGFQYEGLEGDRVRLRVPYRDDLVGDPETGVLAGGLVTTLLDHVGGLAVWVGLKTYQPIATLDLRVDYMRAAIPGRDLIAEARCYRLTRSIGFVRAWAFEDDPADPVAAAQSAYVISAEGDHRAGANLRARTSAGDAA
- a CDS encoding response regulator, whose translation is MPTIEVLTERVEPVTPVTMAGEVFARFAREPDTLVIPVVDGDRPLGLIERSDFLMKLAGPLGQSLYGAREVTHIMDDEPAVVEAGVRIDAFSNIILKSGPGALLRGFIVTRDGAYRGVGTAVGLLRAVNAIERQQNRDLTEQVRAATDATLQAAAAARSKSQFLGLMSHELRTPMNGVRAVAEMLLRQPLNDAALAHVQTIMDSSEALLDTLQDALDLARAEAGELTLSPAPTPLRAVMDEIQTLWTPRATQDGVALMVGYEGDTELAGVLDGPRLTQVFNTLIGHALKFARNGMVEASLKAVVIGDQVRLEARVRDDGPGIEPARLDTLFEHAAGPDGGGIGLSICRHIVQQMDGRIWAENNAGRGATFAFDLSAPRAIIQQEEPSNVSTLDELDLQARPHILIADDNATNRVVAQALCEMFGCTSETVEDGQEALEAVQARPFDLILMDIKMPRLDGVQATQAIRALPGDSRNIPIVALTANADPDDAKHYLAVGMAAVVEKPIKPERLRMAMNAALAAPAAAAATAPAARKRPAA
- a CDS encoding PaaI family thioesterase — protein: MTAPLLDSLPYARFLGLRTQLNGDDLTVVMPFADHLIGNPMLPALHGGSTAALLEMTAVAQVSLSYPRLRLPRPINVTVAYLRSGRPGDVFAQARINKAGRRVAHVLAEAWQQGRDQPIAALTAHFLLDGDDDAT
- a CDS encoding DJ-1/PfpI family protein, which encodes MQIAILTLDGFNELDSFIAAGILNRMKSQGWAAHITCPTPEVTSMAGVTIQRQKPLEFLAEADAVLIGSGIRTRDYAADPAFLSQLKLDPTRQLIGAQCSGTLLLAKLGLIGALPACTDLTTKPWVIEAGVNVVDAPFVAHGNVATAGGCLASQYLAAWMIARLATVQDAEDAIHYVAPVGEKAEYVARAMAAVRPFIAPRTQSAA